One Anopheles merus strain MAF unplaced genomic scaffold, AmerM5.1 LNR4000861, whole genome shotgun sequence DNA window includes the following coding sequences:
- the LOC121603108 gene encoding histone H2B, which yields MAPKTSGKAAKKSGKAQKNISKSDKKKKRKTRKESYAIYIYKVLKQVHPDTGISSKAMSIMNSFVNDIFERIAAEASRLAHYNKRSTITSREIQTAVRLLLPGELAKHAVSEGTKAVTKYTSSK from the coding sequence ATGGCACCCAAAACCAGTGGAAAAGCTGCGAAGAAGTCTGGCAAAGcccagaaaaatatttccaagtccgacaagaaaaagaagcgcaaGACCCGCAAGGAAAGCTACGCTATTTACATCTACAAAGTGTTGAAGCAAGTCCACCCGGATACTGGCATCTCTTCGAAGGCCATGAGCATCATGAACAGTTTCGTTAACGATATCTTCGAACGCATTGCTGCCGAGGCATCCCGCTTGGCGCATTACAACAAGCGTTCGACGATCACGTCCCGCGAAATCCAAACCGCTgttcgtctgctgctgcctggtgAGCTTGCCAAGCACGCCGTCTCCGAAGGAACAAAGGCTGTCACAAAGTACACCAGCTCGAAGTAA
- the LOC121603111 gene encoding histone H4 has translation MTGRGKGGKGLGKGGAKRHRKVLRDNIQGITKPAIRRLARRGGVKRISGLIYEETRGVLKVFLENVIRDAVTYTEHAKRKTVTAMDVVYALKRQGRTLYGFGG, from the coding sequence ATGACTGGaagaggaaagggaggaaaaggtCTGGGTAAAGGAGGAGCCAAGCGTCACCGAAAAGTGCTGCGGGATAACATCCAGGGCATTACCAAGCCCGCCATCCGCCGTTTGGCTCGGCGCGGAGGAGTGAAACGTATTTCCGGCCTCATCTACGAGGAAACCCGTGGCGTCCTGAAAGTGTTTCTGGAGAATGTGATCCGTGATGCGGTCACTTACACTGAACACGCCAAGCGCAAGACCGTCACTGCTATGGATGTGGTGTATGCTCTGAAGCGTCAGGGCCGTACTCTGTACGGTTTCGGAGGTTAA